The Sorangiineae bacterium MSr11367 genome window below encodes:
- a CDS encoding helix-turn-helix domain-containing protein, giving the protein MNSDEEQSESQKPQRAPLRLITVGGGRGGVGKSLLAQNLAIYLAQLGKAVVLVDADATGANLHAHFGLAAAQREPSLDPNDVKSFQRALIPTSVPGLSLLPATHDSMETPSIQRPGRKGRWIAKVRTLPVEFVVIDVGPGHGHFALDVMLASDVGIVVTVPEPPAIEATYRFVRAAFVRRLRRALFRDRFRLPILQRALNDLGGLPGPLDLVRSVIRTDRALATMAWVEAHRMHLQLIVNQTRVRTDLELGTWMSGLSARHYGVPLDELGYIEHDDTVWLTVRRNKPLLIDSPTCKAARNLERIARRVVALLAARNEKGGSPPTFPLEMPTLYAGLGITRTASDEEVRRAYKRQKEIYAQGGLATASLLSEEQLKAERARLDEAYDTLLDPVRRRAYDLSTFPDNEEPDALAARATRPALAAEQIMLQNELAREIGPETEFTGALLRKVRESQAIEIAEISARTKIAKAHLIAIEEENFGLLPAIVYVRGFVAELAKYLKLDPAQVQKTYLRRVREALAISSGKGTG; this is encoded by the coding sequence ATGAATTCCGACGAAGAGCAAAGCGAGTCCCAAAAGCCGCAGCGTGCCCCCCTGCGCCTCATTACGGTGGGCGGCGGGCGCGGTGGCGTTGGCAAGAGCTTGCTCGCGCAGAATTTGGCCATTTACCTGGCCCAGCTCGGTAAGGCCGTCGTGCTGGTGGACGCCGATGCCACGGGGGCCAACCTGCACGCACACTTCGGTCTTGCGGCCGCGCAGCGCGAGCCTTCGCTGGACCCCAACGACGTCAAAAGCTTCCAGCGTGCGTTGATCCCGACCAGCGTGCCGGGCCTCAGCCTCCTGCCCGCCACGCACGATTCCATGGAGACGCCCTCCATCCAGCGCCCAGGGCGCAAGGGGCGGTGGATCGCCAAGGTTCGCACCTTGCCCGTGGAATTCGTGGTCATCGACGTGGGGCCTGGGCACGGCCATTTCGCGCTCGATGTCATGCTCGCCTCCGACGTGGGCATCGTGGTGACGGTTCCCGAGCCGCCCGCCATCGAGGCGACCTATCGATTCGTCCGGGCCGCTTTCGTCCGGCGTTTGCGGCGCGCTCTCTTTCGCGACCGCTTCCGGTTGCCGATTCTGCAGCGCGCCCTGAACGACTTGGGCGGCCTTCCCGGGCCGCTCGATCTGGTGCGCTCGGTCATCCGCACCGACCGCGCCCTGGCCACCATGGCCTGGGTGGAAGCACACCGGATGCATCTGCAACTCATCGTCAATCAGACGCGCGTCCGCACCGACTTGGAGCTCGGCACGTGGATGAGCGGTCTCTCGGCGCGCCACTACGGCGTGCCGCTCGACGAGCTGGGCTACATCGAGCACGACGACACGGTGTGGCTCACGGTGCGGCGCAACAAGCCGCTGCTCATCGACAGCCCCACCTGCAAAGCCGCACGCAACTTGGAGCGCATCGCCCGACGCGTGGTGGCGCTGCTGGCCGCGCGGAACGAAAAGGGCGGGTCGCCGCCGACATTTCCCCTGGAAATGCCCACGCTTTATGCAGGCTTGGGCATCACGCGCACGGCCAGCGACGAAGAAGTGCGCCGTGCGTACAAGCGCCAGAAGGAGATCTACGCCCAGGGCGGCCTGGCGACGGCGTCGCTGCTGAGCGAGGAGCAACTCAAGGCCGAGCGCGCGCGGCTCGACGAGGCGTACGACACCTTGCTCGATCCCGTGCGCCGGCGCGCGTACGACCTGTCGACGTTCCCCGACAACGAGGAGCCCGATGCGCTGGCGGCCCGCGCGACGCGCCCGGCGTTGGCGGCCGAGCAGATCATGCTGCAGAACGAGCTCGCGCGCGAAATTGGCCCGGAGACGGAGTTCACCGGTGCGCTGCTGCGCAAGGTTCGTGAATCGCAGGCCATCGAAATTGCCGAGATCAGCGCACGCACCAAGATTGCCAAAGCGCACTTGATTGCCATCGAAGAAGAGAACTTCGGTTTGCTGCCCGCCATCGTGTACGTGCGCGGCTTCGTGGCCGAGCTGGCCAAATATCTGAAGTTGGATCCCGCGCAGGTCCAAAAGACGTATTTGCGCCGCGTGCGCGAGGCCTTGGCGATCTCGAGCGGCAAAGGCACGGGGTGA
- a CDS encoding glycosyltransferase family 39 protein has translation MRTALVLFVAAFLPRILIAHFLAGEPVWDGHYYDFGAHRIAQGLGYSDDVHVGGAPVWHPWCHYPVGYSAFLGFFYFVFGERAWVPNVVNAAVSSLLPVFTWALAREGLSETRARIAGALVAIHPGLILYSALVMTEPLAALATLMAFWITVRDPHAKRGIALGALMLGVGALVRPQALLVAPFLALRLWDARTPTPFRIGEWRVWGKLLVAAVLACALALVPVLPWTARNCRVMDGCALVSTNAGWNLAIGAFPRATGRFETLRASDGCREVTGQVQQDRCWLHYGLEQIREHPIHWLSLVPAKLGFTFDHESFPVEYLREARPHDWPETRRVAARELLTAVHRFLLIAALLGCIAFVRKGRRPVFAQGLLAALSALLVYVAVTSPSPTFWPLAVACALVPWLPIPGRSEWSSALLLPVSLLATTVFAHAVFFGEDRYHMVVTPVLCILAVAGLRKPAMRRA, from the coding sequence GTGAGAACGGCGCTCGTTCTCTTCGTCGCCGCCTTCCTTCCGCGCATTCTCATTGCGCATTTCCTGGCAGGCGAGCCGGTTTGGGACGGGCACTATTACGATTTTGGTGCGCACCGCATCGCGCAAGGACTCGGTTATTCCGATGACGTGCACGTCGGCGGCGCGCCGGTGTGGCACCCGTGGTGCCATTACCCCGTTGGCTACAGCGCATTCCTGGGGTTCTTCTATTTCGTATTTGGCGAGCGGGCATGGGTGCCGAACGTGGTCAATGCCGCGGTATCGTCGCTGCTGCCGGTGTTCACCTGGGCGCTTGCGCGCGAGGGCCTGAGCGAAACGCGGGCGCGGATTGCCGGTGCGCTGGTGGCGATTCACCCGGGGCTCATTCTGTACTCCGCGCTGGTGATGACCGAGCCTCTGGCAGCCTTGGCGACCTTGATGGCCTTTTGGATCACCGTGCGCGATCCCCATGCGAAACGAGGTATCGCGTTGGGGGCGCTCATGCTGGGCGTCGGCGCATTGGTGCGCCCGCAAGCGCTCCTGGTGGCCCCCTTTTTGGCATTGCGCCTTTGGGACGCCCGAACGCCAACCCCTTTCCGAATCGGGGAATGGCGCGTATGGGGCAAGCTTCTCGTGGCCGCCGTGCTCGCGTGCGCCCTCGCGCTGGTTCCCGTGCTTCCCTGGACGGCGCGCAATTGCCGCGTGATGGACGGCTGCGCCTTAGTCAGCACCAACGCGGGCTGGAACCTGGCCATTGGCGCCTTCCCCCGCGCGACGGGGCGCTTCGAGACGCTGCGCGCGAGCGATGGATGCCGCGAGGTCACCGGCCAAGTGCAACAGGACCGGTGCTGGCTTCATTACGGATTGGAGCAAATCCGCGAACACCCGATTCATTGGCTTTCCCTCGTTCCGGCGAAACTCGGATTCACGTTCGACCATGAGTCCTTTCCCGTCGAATACCTGCGCGAGGCCAGGCCTCACGATTGGCCCGAGACCCGCCGCGTTGCCGCGCGCGAGCTTCTCACCGCCGTGCATCGCTTTCTGCTCATCGCCGCGCTGCTCGGGTGCATCGCCTTCGTGCGCAAGGGCCGGCGGCCCGTGTTCGCGCAGGGCCTGCTGGCCGCGCTTTCCGCCTTGCTGGTCTACGTGGCCGTGACTTCCCCGTCGCCGACGTTCTGGCCGCTGGCCGTCGCCTGCGCTCTCGTGCCATGGCTTCCGATACCGGGCCGCTCCGAATGGTCGAGCGCCTTGCTTTTGCCGGTATCTCTTCTGGCGACAACCGTCTTCGCCCACGCCGTTTTCTTCGGCGAAGATCGGTATCACATGGTGGTTACACCGGTGCTTTGCATCCTGGCCGTTGCCGGACTGCGCAAGCCGGCGATGCGTCGGGCTTAA
- a CDS encoding PA14 domain-containing protein, translating into MDILRRVGLGLLAGTFLLSACSDASTPRQTGATSELRGTLEVVHYDDFQNRRSGEEYFMVTPQGRIRLHLPRTSDSEAWTSGVPVTVRGTWSGDQQFSVTSLDAQRRLTTRALDADPVHRSRKTAVLLANFSNNPSDTPVTVAAAKAGFFTGADSANAFWKEASFGYDELIGKVDPSGDVYGYYTLDVPNTDCGANFASWGDKTLARAQAAGVDLSGYDHISFVFAAECGAAWGEVGGQKTWLPAGWYLPASYHELGHNFGLNHASAYACTDDAGQWVSISNRCEHGGDWEYGDAFDIMGGPGHLPSVWSKARLGYLRSAAISTVEQSGTFTLSPSSDANGSQSLRILKEVLGGVAWYYYLEYRRPYGHWDNFAATDPVVNGVTIRLAQDHLQGNEKPRLIDTTPTTQTSEGKRNFADATLAAGQTFDDSLSGIHITVDGLSANGAQVRIAVDTSANPPSNGTGLRGQYYDNADLSALKVTRTDPTIDFDWTGRSPDASMAATTYSARWQGQLLAQATGRHTFHTTASDGVRLRVDGQLLIDNWVVQGTTTKSADVLLSKGQRYAIELEYFQDQAAAAAKLEWTPPSAARAVVPASQLFPAGGVMFSSGFEAADTPPTWVDTVDWSSNVSQALSSIRQGTAQSGVGALMFSGNDDSASISYTYNKVFDVSIPVFSTTTLSYDIFPQQQNGTFVAIDLIFTDGSSLRDSGAVDQFGVQLHPTSQGRGGHLALNAWTHIQSVIGTVAAGKTIDRILIAYDQPESTGQFRDYVDNVTVK; encoded by the coding sequence ATGGATATCCTTCGCCGAGTAGGTCTTGGGCTTTTGGCCGGCACATTTCTCCTCTCGGCCTGCAGCGACGCTTCGACACCGCGCCAAACTGGCGCCACGAGCGAGCTCCGCGGCACACTGGAAGTGGTCCACTACGACGATTTCCAGAATCGCCGCTCGGGCGAAGAGTATTTCATGGTGACCCCGCAGGGGCGAATTCGACTTCATCTGCCCCGCACGTCGGACAGCGAAGCGTGGACGTCGGGCGTCCCCGTGACCGTGCGCGGCACGTGGTCGGGTGACCAGCAATTCTCCGTGACGTCGCTCGATGCGCAGCGCCGCCTCACCACGCGCGCGCTGGATGCCGATCCGGTGCATCGTTCCCGCAAGACCGCGGTCCTCCTGGCCAATTTTTCCAACAACCCGTCGGACACGCCGGTGACCGTCGCCGCCGCGAAGGCGGGCTTCTTCACGGGGGCGGATTCCGCCAATGCCTTTTGGAAAGAGGCCTCGTTCGGTTACGACGAGCTGATTGGCAAAGTCGACCCTTCGGGCGACGTGTACGGGTATTACACGCTCGATGTACCGAATACCGATTGCGGCGCCAACTTCGCGAGCTGGGGCGACAAAACCCTGGCGCGCGCCCAAGCCGCAGGGGTCGATCTTTCGGGGTACGATCACATCTCCTTCGTGTTCGCCGCCGAATGCGGTGCCGCCTGGGGTGAGGTTGGCGGCCAGAAGACTTGGCTTCCTGCGGGCTGGTACCTTCCAGCGTCGTACCACGAGCTGGGGCACAACTTCGGTTTGAACCACGCGAGCGCGTACGCGTGCACGGACGATGCGGGCCAATGGGTATCGATTTCCAATCGATGCGAGCACGGTGGTGATTGGGAATATGGCGACGCCTTCGACATCATGGGCGGTCCGGGGCATCTTCCCAGTGTGTGGAGCAAGGCTCGCCTCGGCTATTTGCGTTCGGCGGCCATCTCCACGGTGGAGCAGAGCGGCACCTTCACGCTTTCACCGTCGTCCGATGCGAATGGTTCGCAGTCGCTGCGCATTCTCAAAGAAGTGCTGGGCGGTGTGGCCTGGTATTACTACCTCGAATACCGCCGGCCGTACGGGCACTGGGACAACTTCGCGGCCACCGATCCGGTGGTGAACGGCGTGACGATTCGCCTGGCGCAGGATCACCTGCAGGGCAACGAAAAGCCGCGTCTCATCGACACGACGCCGACGACGCAGACCTCCGAGGGCAAGCGCAACTTCGCCGACGCGACGCTCGCCGCGGGGCAGACGTTCGACGATTCGCTGAGCGGTATTCATATCACGGTGGACGGCCTTTCGGCCAACGGTGCCCAAGTTCGAATTGCCGTGGACACCAGCGCCAACCCGCCGAGCAATGGAACGGGGTTGCGCGGGCAGTATTACGACAACGCGGATTTGAGCGCGCTCAAGGTGACCCGGACGGATCCCACGATCGACTTCGATTGGACGGGGCGCTCCCCGGATGCGTCGATGGCGGCGACGACCTATTCGGCGCGATGGCAAGGGCAATTGCTTGCGCAAGCCACCGGGCGACACACCTTTCATACGACGGCCAGCGACGGCGTGCGCCTTCGGGTCGATGGGCAATTGCTGATCGACAATTGGGTCGTTCAGGGCACCACGACGAAGAGCGCGGACGTCTTACTGAGCAAAGGCCAGCGCTACGCGATCGAGCTGGAGTACTTCCAGGACCAGGCCGCGGCCGCGGCCAAGTTGGAATGGACCCCGCCCTCGGCTGCGCGCGCGGTGGTGCCGGCGAGCCAGTTGTTTCCCGCGGGCGGTGTGATGTTCAGCTCGGGGTTCGAAGCGGCGGACACGCCGCCAACGTGGGTCGATACCGTCGACTGGAGTTCGAACGTGAGCCAGGCCCTCTCCTCGATTCGACAAGGGACTGCGCAGTCCGGCGTGGGCGCGCTGATGTTCTCGGGCAACGATGACTCGGCGAGCATCTCGTACACGTACAACAAGGTATTCGACGTCTCGATCCCTGTCTTTTCGACGACCACGCTTTCGTACGATATTTTTCCGCAGCAGCAGAATGGCACCTTCGTGGCCATCGACCTGATCTTCACCGACGGCTCGAGCCTGCGCGACTCGGGCGCCGTGGACCAATTCGGCGTGCAGCTCCACCCCACCTCACAGGGTCGCGGCGGCCACCTGGCGCTCAACGCATGGACGCACATCCAGTCCGTGATTGGCACGGTGGCCGCCGGCAAGACGATCGATCGCATTCTGATCGCGTACGACCAGCCGGAAAGCACGGGCCAATTCCGCGACTACGTCGACAATGTCACGGTGAAATAG
- a CDS encoding RNA polymerase sigma factor: MRRATRHESDESASFGSRYEVPVVATPSDGELVERIRTGDSWAKEALYRKYFGGIWAVVLRLLGNRADAEDVVQDTFAIALTEFESLRRPEAVGAWLMQIAVRQTHRRFRRRKLRRLLGLDRSIDDASLELLAHEGTSPEVRAELEKVDRVLARLAPAQRIAWMLRYVEGGSLEEVAAACSCSLATVKRRIVAAEDEVRKHVKMEEA; the protein is encoded by the coding sequence ATGCGCCGCGCCACCCGTCACGAATCCGATGAGTCTGCGAGTTTCGGCTCGCGCTACGAGGTGCCCGTGGTGGCCACGCCCAGCGATGGCGAGTTGGTCGAACGCATCCGCACAGGCGACAGCTGGGCCAAGGAAGCGCTCTATCGCAAGTATTTCGGCGGGATCTGGGCCGTGGTGCTCCGGCTCTTGGGCAACCGCGCGGATGCCGAGGACGTGGTGCAAGACACGTTCGCCATCGCGCTGACGGAATTCGAGAGCCTGCGGCGCCCCGAGGCCGTCGGCGCCTGGCTGATGCAAATTGCCGTGCGCCAGACCCACCGGCGCTTTCGGCGACGCAAACTGCGGCGTCTCTTGGGGCTCGACCGCAGCATCGACGACGCCTCGCTCGAGCTGCTCGCCCACGAAGGAACGTCGCCGGAGGTGCGCGCCGAGTTGGAAAAGGTCGATCGGGTGCTGGCGCGTCTAGCTCCGGCCCAACGCATCGCATGGATGCTTCGTTACGTGGAAGGGGGCTCGCTCGAGGAGGTCGCGGCGGCATGCAGTTGTTCGCTGGCCACGGTCAAACGGCGCATCGTGGCGGCGGAAGACGAGGTTCGAAAGCACGTAAAGATGGAGGAGGCGTAA
- a CDS encoding FecR domain-containing protein, with protein MADLKTPLRKHLEDGFDEADVQRNWRGVQRRLVHQELRSKRSTWSMAFAAVAVVGVAVLVLWVSGVRWTSAGPLRLAAGPLPGELAASGAGQTVRTELSDGSRVTLAPNTHLEVLENSGDAFVTALRRGRSSFDVKPGGSRRWVIECGLATVEVVGTAFSIQRDGDKVDVVVERGIVSVRGELVPGRERRLTAGERIRVAATAEEEAVDAGAAEDGGGFEMKMTVRRFEPEPEPAHVDEHEHEHGQVNEHEQVAPVVDEVGGMLREADRAQKAGDKKRAAEVLHKVVREAHGDPRAAFAAFSLARLTMEDDPRAAAAALAAMLDAGVPRGLEEDVRARCVEAYARAGDPEKARAAAAEYERRFPEGTRGEEVRRWARP; from the coding sequence GTGGCGGATCTCAAGACTCCCCTTCGGAAACACCTCGAGGACGGCTTCGACGAGGCCGACGTGCAACGGAACTGGCGCGGTGTGCAACGGCGCCTGGTGCATCAGGAGCTCAGGTCAAAGCGATCGACCTGGTCGATGGCCTTTGCCGCGGTGGCGGTGGTGGGTGTGGCGGTGCTCGTGTTGTGGGTTTCGGGCGTGCGGTGGACGTCGGCGGGGCCGCTGCGGTTGGCGGCGGGGCCGCTTCCCGGCGAGCTTGCTGCATCCGGGGCGGGCCAGACCGTGCGCACGGAGTTGTCGGATGGCTCGCGGGTGACGCTTGCGCCGAATACGCACCTGGAGGTGCTCGAGAACAGCGGGGATGCGTTCGTGACGGCGCTGCGGCGGGGGCGCAGCAGCTTCGACGTGAAGCCGGGTGGCTCGCGGCGGTGGGTGATCGAGTGCGGGCTCGCGACCGTGGAGGTGGTGGGGACGGCGTTTTCGATTCAGCGCGATGGGGACAAGGTCGACGTGGTGGTGGAGCGCGGCATCGTGTCGGTGCGCGGGGAGCTGGTTCCGGGCCGCGAGCGGAGGTTGACGGCGGGGGAGCGGATCCGGGTTGCGGCGACTGCGGAAGAGGAAGCGGTGGATGCCGGTGCGGCCGAGGATGGGGGAGGCTTCGAGATGAAGATGACCGTGCGGCGCTTCGAGCCCGAGCCCGAGCCCGCGCACGTCGACGAGCACGAGCACGAACACGGGCAGGTGAACGAGCACGAGCAGGTGGCGCCGGTGGTGGACGAGGTCGGGGGGATGCTGCGCGAGGCGGATCGAGCGCAGAAGGCGGGGGACAAGAAGCGCGCGGCGGAGGTTCTTCACAAAGTGGTGCGCGAGGCGCATGGGGATCCGCGTGCAGCGTTTGCCGCGTTTTCGCTGGCGCGGCTCACCATGGAGGACGATCCGCGTGCGGCGGCGGCAGCGTTGGCGGCGATGCTCGATGCGGGCGTTCCCCGCGGGCTCGAGGAGGACGTTCGCGCGCGGTGCGTGGAAGCCTACGCGCGGGCAGGCGATCCCGAGAAAGCTCGGGCGGCCGCGGCGGAATACGAGCGCCGTTTTCCCGAGGGAACGCGCGGGGAGGAGGTTCGGCGCTGGGCGCGTCCTTGA
- a CDS encoding CsbD family protein, which translates to MNWDSLKGDWKVLKGQVRQKWGKLTDDDLEQIAGQRDEFLGRLQQRYGYKKDEAERQVDEWIKSVGR; encoded by the coding sequence ATGAATTGGGATAGCCTGAAAGGTGACTGGAAGGTTCTCAAGGGCCAAGTTCGTCAAAAGTGGGGCAAGCTCACCGACGACGATTTGGAGCAGATCGCAGGGCAGCGTGACGAGTTCCTCGGACGCTTGCAGCAGCGTTACGGCTACAAGAAGGACGAAGCCGAGCGCCAAGTGGACGAGTGGATCAAGTCCGTAGGGAGGTAG
- the ruvA gene encoding Holliday junction branch migration protein RuvA, translated as MIGRLTGKVLAHEEDGAIVVDVAGVGYEVTVPLGTVGRASTDDTGRTTLYVHTHAREDQLVLFGFATIGDRVAFRTLIGVSSVGPKTAIAVLGALPAPDLARAISAKDVSKLTSVPGIGKKTAERLLLELRDKIALAGVVPPTDGAPTAGRAPQAAPALSTAELTISALTRMGYKQTEAERAVNALGDKADKAPLTEVVREALALLAK; from the coding sequence ATGATTGGACGGCTCACCGGCAAAGTGCTCGCACACGAGGAAGACGGCGCGATCGTCGTCGATGTCGCGGGCGTCGGGTACGAAGTGACGGTGCCCCTCGGAACCGTGGGGCGCGCGTCGACGGACGACACGGGACGAACGACCCTGTACGTCCACACCCACGCGCGGGAGGATCAGTTGGTCCTCTTCGGCTTTGCGACCATCGGCGATCGCGTCGCCTTTCGGACCCTCATCGGCGTATCGAGCGTGGGTCCCAAAACGGCCATCGCGGTTCTCGGTGCGCTCCCCGCGCCGGATCTGGCGCGGGCCATCTCGGCGAAGGATGTGAGCAAGCTCACGTCGGTGCCGGGCATCGGCAAAAAGACCGCCGAGCGCCTCCTGCTCGAACTGCGCGACAAGATCGCGCTGGCGGGCGTCGTCCCCCCGACCGACGGCGCCCCGACGGCAGGCCGCGCACCGCAGGCCGCCCCCGCGCTGAGCACCGCCGAGCTCACCATCTCGGCGCTGACCCGCATGGGGTACAAGCAAACGGAGGCCGAGCGCGCCGTCAATGCCCTGGGTGACAAGGCCGACAAGGCCCCCCTGACCGAGGTCGTCCGAGAAGCGCTCGCCCTTTTGGCCAAATAG
- a CDS encoding 3-hydroxyacyl-CoA dehydrogenase family protein, with product MRPDSLVSPTLPAGAMPGIVAVLGAGTMGQGIAQVAAQNGYRVRIYDAAPARAQQARTNIVAQLEKLVTKGKLTEAARERAIESLTPATDLREACAGCNVVIEAAPEDIALKVALFREVLDVAPNALLGSNTSSLSLTELGAKVGAPERVIGLHFFNPPPVMELLEIVRGIGTSDETLSHALDLAKHLGKTPIVVRDSPGFATSRLGVLLGAEAIRMLETGVASAADIDRGMELGYRHPMGPLKLTDLVGLDVRLAILEHLHKEVGEQFRPPALLRTMVRAGKLGKKTGEGFYVWQDGVAHAK from the coding sequence ATGCGTCCGGATTCGCTGGTCTCGCCCACCCTTCCTGCCGGCGCCATGCCCGGCATCGTCGCGGTGCTCGGCGCAGGAACGATGGGGCAGGGCATCGCGCAGGTGGCCGCGCAAAATGGCTACCGCGTGCGCATCTACGATGCGGCGCCGGCCCGCGCGCAGCAAGCGCGCACGAACATCGTCGCGCAGCTCGAGAAGCTCGTCACCAAGGGCAAATTGACCGAGGCGGCCCGCGAGCGCGCCATCGAGTCCCTCACGCCCGCCACCGATCTTCGCGAGGCATGTGCCGGTTGCAACGTGGTCATCGAGGCGGCGCCGGAGGACATCGCGCTGAAGGTCGCCCTTTTTCGCGAGGTGCTCGACGTTGCACCGAACGCGCTGCTCGGTTCCAACACGTCGTCGCTTTCGCTCACGGAGCTTGGGGCCAAGGTCGGTGCGCCGGAGCGGGTCATCGGCCTGCACTTCTTCAACCCACCGCCGGTGATGGAGCTGCTCGAGATCGTGCGCGGCATCGGCACCTCGGACGAGACGCTCTCGCACGCGCTCGACTTGGCCAAGCACCTGGGCAAGACGCCCATCGTCGTGCGCGATTCCCCGGGTTTCGCCACCAGCCGCCTGGGCGTGCTGCTCGGCGCGGAAGCGATCCGCATGCTGGAAACCGGCGTCGCGAGTGCGGCCGACATCGACCGCGGCATGGAGCTCGGCTACCGCCATCCCATGGGCCCGCTGAAGCTGACCGACTTGGTCGGCCTCGACGTGCGCCTGGCGATCCTCGAGCACCTGCACAAAGAGGTGGGGGAGCAATTCCGGCCCCCGGCGCTTTTGCGCACGATGGTGCGCGCGGGCAAGCTCGGTAAGAAGACTGGCGAAGGATTCTACGTTTGGCAGGACGGTGTCGCTCACGCGAAATAA
- a CDS encoding 3'-5' exonuclease, with protein MSLTRNNHPLLAPPPGPPWDLPPQEVPWAFVDLEMTGLNPSRDRVLEICIERVRGIDADSEPEGVLETLVLPSDFTPGNVHIHGIDAEALAGAPSFDAIAERAIELLDGAVVVAHAAEWDVAFLEMELERAGRPSPVSLMHPVDTLILARRALALQSYSLKNLAVSLGIDHGQAHRAGPDVRAMRRVFEKCVAELAPVSARDLWEVRVAARRARSAIVAACEEAVLHENTVLLTYRPSRRKPEPLLMVLTEIRADLDPPRVIGYQLPGRGRRELRADRILRIDPAPADTATS; from the coding sequence GTGTCGCTCACGCGAAATAACCATCCCCTTCTTGCCCCGCCGCCCGGGCCGCCCTGGGATCTGCCGCCGCAAGAAGTTCCCTGGGCGTTCGTCGACCTGGAGATGACCGGTCTCAATCCGTCGCGCGATCGCGTGCTCGAGATCTGCATCGAGCGCGTGCGCGGCATCGACGCGGACTCCGAGCCCGAGGGCGTGCTGGAGACGCTCGTCCTGCCCAGCGATTTTACGCCTGGAAATGTCCACATTCACGGCATCGACGCCGAAGCCCTCGCGGGGGCCCCGTCGTTCGATGCCATCGCGGAGCGCGCGATCGAGCTGCTCGACGGCGCCGTGGTGGTGGCCCACGCGGCGGAGTGGGACGTGGCCTTCCTCGAGATGGAGCTGGAACGCGCGGGCCGGCCGTCGCCTGTGTCACTGATGCACCCCGTCGACACTTTGATCCTCGCGCGGCGGGCGCTCGCGCTTCAGAGCTACTCGCTGAAGAACCTCGCGGTGTCGCTGGGCATCGACCACGGGCAGGCGCATCGTGCCGGGCCGGACGTGCGGGCCATGCGCCGCGTGTTCGAGAAGTGTGTCGCCGAGCTCGCTCCGGTGAGCGCGCGCGATTTGTGGGAGGTGCGCGTCGCGGCCCGTCGGGCGCGAAGTGCCATCGTGGCGGCGTGCGAAGAGGCCGTTCTCCATGAAAATACGGTACTTTTGACCTACCGACCCAGCCGTCGTAAGCCCGAGCCCCTGCTCATGGTCTTGACGGAAATACGTGCCGATCTCGACCCGCCGCGGGTGATCGGCTATCAGCTTCCGGGCCGCGGCCGGCGCGAGCTTCGGGCCGATCGCATCCTTCGAATCGATCCCGCTCCGGCAGATACCGCGACTTCATGA